A region of Deltaproteobacteria bacterium DNA encodes the following proteins:
- a CDS encoding phosphatidylserine decarboxylase, with amino-acid sequence MAIRILPAVSPFSLPESSVNATSSGGEPGSPPRNLSVVPLLPATTVPAAIVARRFASSGEQENLREFTRDRLHFIHQNLQGRDRQEALLMLLPSLVELGDETKITEILQGFSEESRSLAVPQQLQLRRQLAAALEGTSYAQGILQSGFERITQVLSHPSHDVTERAQELMAATQFLAHAATAPQELQAQVIGQLLHLRAELYSAASLFSVSAETALAFLQVDQFVAHNETLRESLENNYLADIDFLTARNLSETQTPNHEKSISDLAHEMATATAHTVLSIGNWARNHLNPTQLAERRAQVTERLTQQRQRVAAIALHTIQHSGHSASVEALRTLSLSRASLSAQGQEILRTLIRNYAQTSVGRDLFRREFSGLSRQAYGRLSEQAVNDFEAYLSSGTEAQRQERLSQLDSISADTFFRQTLIAHQLAPNANSSRCWSTQSFQNASQALQILASFGLQDAVRELGARVSEQLANKTPNLANARLYRELAQIYTRVGMNSEALQALDSLGALCAAAGNRGRARLGAEEQRGLTELAQVLPVLRMETHELTADRLDQISSRLEAMVLQHPENQLAHELQTQVNSQRASLRSATLLRVLDVALNHQVGILASEGADTAEALNAEKDLFIQEISRLTSAEAEHRLTVAQAMQTLLGSATETRFTHLREFFEHSAEAPAFNIEASVNHLLGNEDRASATSIGQLVLNFINANSVAGLSAVQVNANLEAFTLELSHSRFNAAQVSLSLCSLLQENGAPADQVSGLQDLLRHRAQMNGVLSSASEMLPIHGEASVWSNASFLLPFMFGGLFSARIGASLGGRLLCTLAMKAGEAAVFVGLETALGAAQAYRQSRHDPAHHRLAFQNWRHENLGAYHLSKKYLSNLVMFLACHGHGELFGSRIIKPLRSGAVRLIDSSAFSALAQRGLVHSAEAGLGSANFVGSTLLGFLTADKAQEAVGLREHEETASWGTWLAGKAIEAGQMDLAGRITGHLPVLGPLKHRWEAIHHMKETLPRYGNLFERLRLDPLSADGGRILAVLHGIEQGNVPAYRQNLQLDIHAALSPEEVGQILRERVALIDEVYSREMGNLPLTTFSLDERTRIIAEALEYQARGHSLENLIEQSHNFHLSEEERSRFLSRSMNGGIPAQYFAQMHAYLQNFSGTEAREIFNRFAKSLVSGSASFVLRATQIRRLEGFVELLNALDVLHAQASHPARLGVAHRESVRVPSKADLLRMALRERLSATQARDLSARHQRDEVRVAFDGDAVHFVETVFPSPRGEATSGAEEGSVQLDANPISNSDAVNPNSEALTSSALQAPSPQGEGKSNFPLPLRERVRERGASAGQFLKQSLVSVASVVGVFGFTHLIQPAEAQAQELHPVVAETTSALTHFLQNAGHFLLASTPGHLVTLALVGGIAHLVNRRRLDRRKGNADWTPEQRESQSKWNKIEAGIHTGLTMLSTSAGLGGIIGLVPSLLSGFIHPFTKGSYRKFGYAALLLGVSSIATKTLVLGESLVSQVPHLLTLGAGLAVGVYRHLWTERRLENTALLSEWNHPGVKGPQDYMPTHPELQSVDGYRHTVNGESRLKVDDSTWQQDSLSRATEEHMLGDEHTGQFYEAVQYDAQDAWPREFVRLGDVKDPKSRLFLAANHFYNEKLDAPALTAALEQLCSTVPISRIYDEVRDAFPGLLSQMWGEKALHSLRAILVKKFKIEHDERFNWKGIRTFNDFFTRALKLPEGGLPVHLGQAHHDGVLDWVARGENLLDTGVRLAGKAPVTEAKPNGDAFLKLREGLGESTAAKFAGRSLTAMAIYLSPKDYHQTLTPVSGEIESVELIPGVLQTVDPALRLENAVENLDGREGTQFQSKNHRVVITIKTPRHGRVAMVCTSAALVSSSRVFPKVGQKVNVGELIHEYRWGSHNTLVFETEHFALAHDLVPGNEVYVRGTEPRHPDGNLKNPNGITELFAPREALRLGVDETYDPAVPLSAERISSVFILREASPKELPGLFAAAKAEINQIEASPPIVEGWNHYQSVYHCLRLLSRSLTLPEQALTALFRELAVKVENPETFHELEKLEGTELEVACSQLRAEVYAKLNASGAGYRFAVEGEKDPYPHADLLDGLAEHLIRHRIREEAAKAAQAATSERGGVLKALPAILALGASALLRAGDGEAHPLQFVALHSASFGEKLLTYGLPAALALGLLALVGPRLRAHQARMRQFEAGQVALAKIYEDAARMARCIARGEIECHAFVDFPALGELPTTQALGNPFEHLGEGVHRKIYLDIERQKLTYESKSGYRPAIEIWRESGTIFVQGLEGKVYHFNVIEPGKTLAGANPAELVRVQNPDGSVEFKRHFQFSVKVGPADITFDVGPSFSSKQGAGVPQRISDMPAPAVATSDRISLNPLSSARRRAEAFEMQLPLAVPTVEALPELPPLDPSFEFERDPKKNYVMAEPPPEALRGKRTIFNPHNGEYVEADERVTMMAAAERSRNSTQLEDCEPTELVERGGDGMPVVRSLTGSKGKALLIALSVASSLASERLLHYAAETFPSLAAAGAHFLHGADGVQEAGLPLALVGVAVFLVQRGGKGVLSRMGVRFKAAHPSEKLLTGIFQSAGRGVNAGDEIPAVIPRMNRHKVLQFQPPPLFDN; translated from the coding sequence ATGGCTATTCGAATTCTTCCTGCTGTTTCTCCTTTTTCACTCCCGGAAAGTTCTGTCAATGCGACTTCTTCTGGAGGAGAGCCTGGTTCCCCCCCACGAAATTTAAGTGTGGTTCCCTTGTTGCCGGCAACAACAGTACCGGCCGCTATTGTGGCCAGAAGATTCGCTTCCTCGGGCGAACAGGAAAACTTGAGAGAGTTTACTCGGGACCGCCTCCATTTCATTCACCAAAATCTTCAGGGCAGAGATAGGCAGGAAGCCCTTTTGATGCTTCTCCCCAGTTTGGTTGAATTGGGAGATGAAACAAAAATTACGGAAATCCTTCAAGGTTTTTCGGAAGAGAGTCGAAGCCTGGCTGTGCCACAACAGCTGCAGCTTAGACGCCAATTGGCTGCCGCGCTTGAAGGCACCTCTTATGCCCAAGGCATTTTGCAAAGTGGTTTTGAGCGGATCACTCAAGTTCTGTCGCATCCCTCTCACGATGTGACCGAACGGGCTCAGGAGCTGATGGCAGCCACCCAATTTCTGGCTCATGCGGCGACTGCGCCCCAAGAACTGCAAGCGCAGGTGATAGGCCAGCTGCTGCATTTGCGCGCGGAGCTTTATTCTGCGGCTTCTCTTTTTTCGGTTTCCGCCGAAACTGCTCTCGCTTTTTTACAGGTCGATCAATTTGTTGCTCACAATGAAACCCTGCGGGAGAGCCTGGAAAATAATTATTTGGCCGACATCGATTTTTTGACGGCTCGCAACCTCAGCGAAACTCAAACTCCAAATCATGAAAAAAGTATCAGTGATTTAGCCCATGAGATGGCCACCGCCACGGCTCACACGGTTTTGTCGATTGGAAACTGGGCACGGAATCACCTTAACCCTACTCAACTGGCCGAACGTCGCGCGCAAGTGACGGAACGGCTGACCCAACAACGCCAAAGGGTTGCGGCCATTGCCTTACACACCATCCAACATTCTGGTCACAGTGCCAGTGTGGAAGCGCTTCGAACCTTATCGCTTTCACGGGCTTCACTCTCTGCACAGGGACAAGAAATTTTAAGAACTCTCATTCGAAATTATGCCCAAACGTCTGTGGGTCGAGATCTTTTTCGTAGAGAATTTTCCGGGCTTTCGCGCCAGGCCTACGGCCGTTTGTCGGAGCAAGCGGTGAACGATTTTGAGGCTTATCTTTCTTCGGGGACGGAGGCTCAAAGGCAAGAACGTCTCAGTCAGCTCGATAGCATCTCAGCCGACACTTTCTTCAGACAAACCCTGATCGCTCATCAACTGGCTCCCAATGCGAACAGCAGTCGTTGCTGGTCCACTCAAAGTTTTCAGAATGCCTCACAGGCCCTGCAGATCCTCGCTTCTTTTGGACTTCAAGACGCCGTTCGGGAATTGGGTGCAAGGGTCTCGGAACAGCTGGCGAACAAAACTCCCAATTTGGCGAATGCCCGGCTTTATCGTGAACTGGCCCAAATTTATACCCGCGTTGGAATGAATAGCGAAGCCTTACAGGCCTTGGATAGTCTCGGAGCACTTTGTGCCGCGGCCGGAAATCGTGGCAGGGCAAGGCTTGGTGCCGAAGAGCAACGCGGTCTCACAGAGCTCGCTCAAGTGCTTCCTGTGCTTCGGATGGAAACCCATGAGCTCACGGCAGATCGGCTGGATCAAATTTCGTCCCGACTAGAGGCCATGGTGCTGCAGCATCCCGAAAATCAACTGGCTCACGAACTGCAAACCCAGGTCAATAGCCAGCGTGCCAGCCTGAGATCGGCCACTCTGCTGCGTGTGCTCGATGTTGCACTCAATCATCAAGTCGGGATCCTTGCTTCCGAAGGGGCAGATACAGCGGAAGCCTTGAATGCGGAAAAAGATTTATTCATCCAGGAAATTAGTCGTCTCACTTCAGCCGAGGCAGAACATCGTTTGACGGTAGCTCAGGCGATGCAAACTTTACTGGGCTCTGCGACGGAAACTCGATTTACTCACCTCAGAGAATTTTTTGAGCATTCCGCCGAGGCGCCTGCCTTTAACATCGAAGCCTCCGTCAACCACCTGCTAGGCAACGAAGATAGGGCCTCTGCAACTTCGATAGGACAACTCGTCTTGAATTTCATCAATGCCAATTCGGTCGCTGGTCTCTCTGCCGTGCAGGTGAATGCCAATCTGGAGGCCTTCACCTTAGAGCTCTCTCATTCTCGTTTTAACGCCGCGCAGGTTTCTTTGTCGCTTTGTTCTTTGTTGCAAGAAAATGGGGCCCCAGCCGATCAGGTTTCAGGTCTTCAAGACCTTTTGCGCCACCGTGCCCAAATGAATGGGGTGCTTTCCAGTGCCTCTGAGATGCTGCCCATTCATGGGGAGGCCAGTGTTTGGTCGAATGCCTCTTTCCTTTTGCCTTTCATGTTTGGTGGGCTTTTCTCTGCCCGAATCGGTGCCAGCTTAGGGGGGCGTTTGCTTTGTACCCTGGCGATGAAGGCCGGCGAAGCCGCAGTGTTCGTGGGTCTGGAAACCGCCCTCGGTGCGGCCCAGGCCTATCGTCAAAGCAGGCACGATCCGGCGCATCATCGACTCGCCTTTCAAAATTGGCGTCATGAGAATTTGGGGGCTTATCATCTTTCAAAAAAATATCTGTCGAACCTGGTGATGTTTTTGGCCTGTCATGGGCATGGAGAGCTGTTTGGTTCACGGATTATCAAACCGTTAAGATCAGGTGCCGTGCGTTTGATCGACTCCTCTGCCTTCTCTGCCCTGGCTCAGCGGGGATTGGTGCATTCCGCCGAAGCGGGTTTGGGCAGTGCCAACTTTGTGGGTTCTACTCTGCTTGGATTTTTAACCGCCGACAAAGCGCAAGAAGCCGTAGGTTTGCGAGAACACGAAGAAACCGCCTCCTGGGGAACCTGGCTCGCCGGAAAAGCAATTGAAGCGGGGCAGATGGACCTTGCCGGTCGCATCACTGGGCATCTTCCCGTCTTGGGACCTTTAAAACACCGCTGGGAAGCCATTCACCACATGAAAGAGACTCTGCCTCGATATGGAAATCTTTTTGAGCGATTAAGATTAGACCCTCTTTCTGCGGACGGTGGACGCATTTTGGCGGTGCTGCATGGGATAGAACAGGGAAATGTGCCGGCCTATCGTCAGAATTTGCAGCTGGATATTCATGCGGCCTTAAGCCCTGAAGAAGTCGGTCAAATTTTACGCGAGCGGGTGGCCCTTATTGATGAAGTGTATTCGCGAGAAATGGGGAATCTTCCTCTGACTACTTTTTCTCTGGATGAACGCACACGTATTATCGCTGAAGCGCTGGAATATCAGGCCCGTGGGCATTCGCTGGAAAATTTGATTGAGCAAAGTCATAATTTTCATTTGAGTGAAGAAGAACGGAGCCGATTTTTATCACGCAGCATGAATGGTGGAATTCCTGCGCAATATTTTGCGCAAATGCATGCCTATCTTCAAAATTTTTCTGGCACGGAAGCACGGGAGATTTTTAATCGTTTTGCAAAATCTTTGGTGAGTGGGTCTGCAAGCTTTGTATTACGTGCCACCCAAATTCGTCGTTTGGAAGGTTTTGTGGAACTTTTAAATGCACTCGATGTTTTACACGCGCAAGCTTCTCATCCTGCCCGTCTAGGTGTCGCTCATCGCGAAAGCGTCAGAGTGCCTTCCAAAGCCGATTTGCTGCGCATGGCCTTGAGAGAAAGATTAAGTGCAACGCAGGCTCGGGATCTTTCTGCGCGGCATCAAAGAGATGAAGTGCGTGTGGCCTTCGATGGGGATGCCGTGCATTTTGTGGAGACGGTCTTCCCTTCTCCTCGGGGAGAAGCTACCTCAGGGGCAGAGGAGGGGAGTGTGCAATTGGATGCCAATCCGATTTCCAATTCTGATGCCGTGAATCCCAATTCAGAAGCCCTTACCTCATCCGCCTTACAGGCACCTTCCCCTCAAGGGGAAGGAAAATCTAATTTCCCTCTCCCCTTGAGGGAGAGGGTCAGGGAGAGGGGCGCGTCAGCCGGTCAATTTTTAAAACAATCCTTGGTTTCTGTTGCCTCGGTGGTGGGAGTTTTTGGATTTACCCATTTGATTCAACCCGCTGAGGCCCAGGCGCAAGAGTTGCATCCCGTTGTAGCGGAGACCACTTCTGCCTTGACCCACTTTTTACAAAACGCGGGGCATTTTTTGCTGGCCAGCACTCCAGGGCACTTGGTGACTCTGGCTTTGGTGGGGGGGATCGCACATCTGGTGAATCGTCGTCGCCTGGATCGCAGAAAAGGAAATGCCGATTGGACGCCTGAACAAAGAGAGAGCCAATCCAAGTGGAATAAAATTGAAGCGGGAATTCATACGGGATTGACCATGCTCTCTACCTCAGCGGGTTTGGGAGGAATTATAGGGTTAGTCCCTTCTTTACTCAGTGGCTTCATTCATCCTTTCACAAAAGGTTCTTACCGCAAGTTTGGTTATGCCGCTTTGCTTTTAGGCGTGTCTTCTATTGCCACCAAAACTTTGGTGTTAGGCGAGTCTCTTGTTTCTCAAGTGCCTCATCTCCTCACCTTGGGGGCAGGTCTGGCGGTTGGAGTTTATCGGCATCTGTGGACAGAGCGTCGTTTGGAGAACACGGCCTTGTTGAGCGAATGGAACCATCCCGGAGTGAAGGGCCCTCAAGACTACATGCCTACTCATCCGGAACTCCAAAGCGTAGACGGATATAGGCATACTGTAAATGGAGAGAGTCGATTAAAAGTAGATGATTCCACCTGGCAGCAAGATTCCCTCAGTCGGGCAACTGAAGAGCATATGCTTGGAGACGAACACACCGGGCAATTTTATGAAGCGGTACAATACGATGCCCAGGATGCCTGGCCGAGAGAGTTTGTTCGTTTGGGGGATGTCAAAGATCCCAAATCCCGCCTCTTTCTGGCTGCCAATCATTTTTATAACGAAAAATTGGATGCGCCTGCCCTCACGGCCGCCTTGGAGCAGCTTTGTTCTACCGTGCCAATAAGTAGAATTTATGACGAGGTTCGAGATGCTTTTCCTGGTTTATTGTCTCAAATGTGGGGTGAGAAGGCTTTGCATAGTTTGCGTGCAATCTTGGTGAAAAAATTTAAGATCGAGCACGACGAACGTTTTAACTGGAAAGGCATTCGTACCTTTAACGATTTCTTCACGCGGGCGCTGAAGCTGCCCGAAGGCGGATTGCCGGTTCATCTGGGTCAGGCTCATCACGATGGAGTTTTAGATTGGGTGGCGCGCGGTGAAAACTTGTTGGATACCGGTGTGCGCCTTGCCGGTAAGGCGCCGGTGACAGAAGCAAAACCAAATGGAGATGCCTTTTTAAAATTGCGTGAAGGGTTGGGGGAGAGTACGGCCGCCAAATTTGCAGGCAGGTCGCTCACCGCGATGGCAATTTATCTGTCTCCTAAAGATTATCATCAAACGTTAACCCCTGTTTCCGGAGAAATCGAAAGTGTGGAGCTGATCCCCGGTGTTTTACAGACGGTGGATCCTGCCTTGCGTTTGGAAAATGCGGTGGAGAATCTGGATGGCAGAGAAGGCACTCAATTTCAAAGTAAAAATCATCGAGTAGTGATCACTATTAAAACTCCCAGGCATGGCCGTGTCGCGATGGTTTGCACCTCCGCGGCCCTGGTGTCTAGCTCTCGTGTATTTCCTAAAGTGGGGCAAAAGGTGAATGTGGGTGAACTCATTCATGAATACCGCTGGGGCTCTCACAATACCCTGGTATTCGAAACCGAACACTTTGCTTTGGCGCATGATTTGGTGCCTGGAAACGAGGTATACGTGCGAGGTACCGAGCCACGCCATCCGGATGGAAATTTAAAAAATCCCAATGGCATCACTGAATTGTTTGCCCCGCGTGAGGCTTTGAGGCTGGGAGTGGATGAAACTTATGACCCCGCTGTGCCCTTGAGTGCAGAGAGAATTTCTAGCGTTTTTATCCTACGCGAAGCTTCTCCAAAGGAGCTTCCAGGCTTGTTTGCAGCTGCAAAGGCGGAGATTAATCAAATCGAAGCAAGTCCCCCCATCGTCGAGGGGTGGAATCATTATCAATCGGTCTACCATTGTTTGAGGCTACTGAGTCGCTCTTTAACTTTACCTGAACAGGCCCTAACTGCGTTGTTTAGGGAACTTGCCGTTAAAGTTGAAAATCCTGAAACTTTTCACGAATTAGAAAAACTAGAAGGAACAGAACTCGAGGTTGCCTGCAGTCAATTGCGCGCAGAAGTTTATGCGAAACTCAATGCAAGTGGCGCTGGTTATCGATTTGCGGTGGAGGGTGAAAAAGATCCCTATCCTCATGCCGATCTGCTTGATGGACTTGCCGAACATTTGATTCGTCATCGAATTAGAGAAGAGGCGGCAAAGGCAGCGCAAGCAGCCACTTCAGAACGGGGAGGAGTCTTAAAGGCCTTGCCTGCCATTTTGGCTTTGGGGGCTTCTGCCTTGCTGCGTGCAGGGGATGGCGAAGCTCATCCTTTGCAGTTTGTGGCGCTGCATTCTGCATCGTTTGGTGAGAAGTTGTTAACCTATGGTTTACCTGCTGCTTTAGCGTTAGGATTGCTAGCCCTTGTAGGGCCTCGTTTGCGTGCTCATCAAGCAAGAATGCGACAATTTGAAGCGGGTCAAGTCGCGCTTGCAAAGATCTACGAGGATGCCGCGAGAATGGCGAGATGCATTGCACGAGGAGAGATTGAATGTCACGCTTTCGTGGATTTCCCCGCCTTGGGTGAGTTGCCTACTACTCAAGCGTTGGGAAATCCTTTTGAACATTTGGGTGAGGGGGTTCATCGAAAAATTTATTTGGATATTGAAAGACAAAAACTCACCTACGAATCTAAATCCGGCTATAGGCCAGCAATTGAAATTTGGCGCGAGTCGGGCACTATTTTTGTCCAAGGGCTTGAAGGTAAAGTCTATCATTTTAATGTCATAGAACCTGGCAAAACTTTGGCAGGAGCTAATCCTGCTGAACTGGTCCGCGTGCAAAATCCAGATGGAAGTGTCGAGTTTAAACGGCATTTCCAATTTTCGGTGAAAGTAGGACCCGCAGATATCACTTTTGATGTTGGACCTAGTTTTTCAAGTAAGCAAGGAGCTGGCGTTCCCCAAAGAATTTCCGATATGCCCGCCCCGGCTGTCGCTACAAGCGATAGAATAAGCTTGAATCCACTATCATCAGCAAGACGTAGAGCTGAGGCATTTGAAATGCAATTGCCCTTGGCGGTTCCAACAGTTGAGGCTTTACCTGAACTTCCTCCCTTGGACCCCTCGTTTGAATTTGAACGTGACCCTAAAAAAAATTATGTGATGGCTGAACCTCCTCCAGAAGCTCTTCGAGGCAAAAGGACGATATTTAATCCACACAATGGCGAGTATGTTGAAGCCGATGAAAGAGTAACGATGATGGCAGCAGCCGAGCGGAGTAGGAATAGCACACAGCTTGAGGACTGTGAACCTACTGAATTAGTGGAGAGGGGTGGAGATGGGATGCCCGTCGTTCGTAGTCTTACGGGTAGCAAAGGCAAAGCTCTTCTGATTGCCCTGAGTGTAGCTTCTAGCCTGGCCTCAGAAAGATTACTCCATTATGCCGCAGAAACTTTTCCGAGTTTGGCCGCAGCGGGGGCTCATTTTTTACATGGAGCCGATGGGGTGCAGGAAGCGGGTCTGCCACTGGCACTTGTGGGTGTTGCGGTGTTTTTAGTTCAGAGGGGGGGCAAGGGTGTCCTTTCTAGAATGGGTGTAAGATTTAAAGCTGCTCATCCTTCAGAGAAATTGTTAACAGGAATTTTCCAAAGTGCGGGTAGGGGGGTGAATGCAGGCGATGAAATCCCTGCGGTTATTCCCCGTATGAACCGGCACAAAGTCCTGCAGTTCCAGCCCCCACCACTGTTCGACAATTAG
- a CDS encoding menaquinone biosynthesis decarboxylase has translation MPNSLQEFVNFLEQKNELLRIREEIDPILEISEIADRVMKKGGPALLFERVKGSEFPLLINTYGSKQRMAWALGVGDIEELATKIRQLTKTQPPQGIWEKLKILPKMMDVARSMMPKEVGSAPCQEVEMEEVNLSRLPILKCWPKDGGKFITLPMVITKDPETGHRNVGMYRLQVLDKQSTAMHWQIHKMGSRHYNKYKELKEKIPVAVAIGGDPCLSYAATAPLPDQMDEFMFAGFLKGEGIKTVRCLTNDLQVPASADFILEGYIDPLEELVDEGPFGDHTGYYTPVEKFPKFHITKITHRKNPIYLTTLVGIPPMEDEFLGKATERLFLPLVQLTFPEVVDMNLPTEACFHNLCILSIKKQYPGHAFKIMHSLWGLGQMMFCKAFIVVDHDVDVQDIQEVVWRVSNNIDAKRDITFVDGPVDHLDHASPQQFIGSKMGIDATRKWKEEGYTREWPEDIVMDTEIKKKIDQIWERLNLHLPQP, from the coding sequence ATGCCCAACTCCTTGCAAGAATTTGTTAATTTTCTCGAACAAAAAAACGAACTGCTTCGAATTCGGGAAGAAATAGACCCCATTTTGGAAATTAGCGAAATAGCTGACCGCGTCATGAAAAAAGGAGGGCCTGCCCTGCTTTTTGAAAGGGTAAAAGGATCGGAGTTCCCCCTACTCATCAACACCTATGGCTCGAAGCAGCGAATGGCCTGGGCCTTGGGCGTTGGAGACATCGAAGAACTGGCGACAAAGATACGTCAATTAACAAAAACTCAGCCCCCCCAAGGGATATGGGAGAAACTGAAAATCCTTCCAAAAATGATGGACGTCGCGAGAAGTATGATGCCCAAAGAGGTGGGTTCGGCCCCCTGCCAAGAGGTGGAGATGGAGGAAGTAAACCTTTCCAGGCTCCCGATTTTGAAATGTTGGCCCAAAGACGGAGGAAAATTCATTACCTTGCCCATGGTCATCACCAAAGACCCCGAGACAGGCCATCGAAACGTCGGGATGTATCGCCTGCAGGTCTTGGATAAACAGAGCACGGCCATGCACTGGCAGATTCATAAAATGGGTTCAAGACACTACAACAAGTACAAAGAACTTAAAGAGAAAATTCCTGTGGCCGTGGCCATTGGAGGAGACCCCTGCCTCAGCTATGCCGCCACCGCTCCCCTGCCCGATCAAATGGATGAATTCATGTTTGCTGGATTTTTAAAAGGAGAAGGAATCAAGACAGTCCGATGTCTGACGAACGATCTGCAGGTTCCCGCCTCGGCCGATTTTATTTTAGAAGGCTATATCGACCCACTGGAAGAACTGGTCGACGAAGGACCTTTTGGAGATCACACGGGTTACTACACCCCGGTAGAAAAATTCCCGAAATTCCATATCACAAAAATCACGCATCGAAAAAATCCCATCTATTTGACCACCCTTGTAGGCATCCCGCCCATGGAAGATGAATTTTTAGGCAAGGCGACGGAAAGACTCTTTCTCCCTCTGGTCCAGCTTACCTTCCCCGAAGTGGTGGACATGAATCTTCCCACCGAGGCCTGCTTTCACAATCTCTGCATCCTGAGCATCAAAAAGCAGTATCCCGGACATGCCTTTAAGATCATGCATTCCCTCTGGGGTCTGGGCCAGATGATGTTCTGCAAGGCCTTTATTGTGGTGGATCACGACGTGGATGTTCAAGACATCCAAGAAGTGGTTTGGCGGGTCTCCAATAACATCGACGCCAAACGCGACATTACTTTTGTGGATGGACCGGTAGATCATCTCGATCACGCCTCCCCTCAGCAATTCATCGGCAGTAAAATGGGCATTGATGCCACTCGTAAGTGGAAGGAAGAGGGCTACACTCGTGAATGGCCGGAGGATATTGTAATGGACACAGAGATTAAGAAAAAAATAGATCAAATATGGGAAAGGTTAAATCTTCATCTTCCTCAACCTTAA